One Aquarana catesbeiana isolate 2022-GZ linkage group LG06, ASM4218655v1, whole genome shotgun sequence genomic region harbors:
- the CDIPT gene encoding CDP-diacylglycerol--inositol 3-phosphatidyltransferase, translating into MAEENIFLFVPNLIGYARILFAFVAFYFMPTSPLVASTFYLLSGLLDAFDGHAARALNQGTKFGAMLDMLTDRCATMCLLVNLSLLYPSYTLLFQLSMSLDIASHWLHLHSSILKGSDSHKTIDLSGNPVLRLYYTSRPVLFLMCAGNELFYCMLYLLYFTEGPAVALGPLGAVGIFRLIFWVSCPISLVKSGISLLHLVTASCNMAALDCAERAKKK; encoded by the exons gCTATGCCCGGATACTGTTTGCCTTCGTGGCATTTTATTTCATGCCAACCTCGCCACTGGTGGCCTCCACTTTCTACTTGCTCAGCGGCCTGCTGGACGCCTTCGATGGACACGCAGCTCGAGCGCTCAACCAAG GAACCAAGTTCGGTGCCATGCTGGACATGTTGACTGACCGTTGTGCCACCATGTGTCTCCTGGTAAACCTGTCCCTCCTCTACCCATCGTACACCCTGCTGTTTCAGCTCAGTATGAGTCTGGACATCGCCAGTCACTGGCTGCACCTACACAG CTCCATCCTGAAAGGAAGTGACAGTCACAAGACGATTGACCTGAGTGGAAACCCTGTGCTGCGCTTGTATTACACCTCCCGG cctgTGCTATTCCTGATGTGCGCTGGCAACGAGCTCTTCTACTGCATGCTGTATCTGCTGTACTTCACTGAGGGACCAGCAG TGGCACTGGGTCCGCTCGGAGCTGTCGGTATTTTCCGTCTTATCTTCTGGGTCAGCTGTCCTATCTCTCTGGTGAAATCCGGCATCAGTCTTCTGCACTTGGTCACTGCTTCCTGCAACATGGCCGCCCTAGACTGCGCTGAGCGTGCCAAAAAGAAGTAA